ccaaaacatattcaaacaatgtGAAAATACAACAGCTAAAACATAAAGCACAAGAGAGTGAAACAAGAGAAATCAAACGATTAACCAACTGATAAATGCACAAAAAAGCTTCCACTCACCACTTTAAAGCATTTCTGAAATGAGTTTGTTTTttagagctctttcttgatcaGAAAGAGTTTCTGCATTTTTTCCTAGCAACCTATCTAGGAGTTTGTGTTTGGATAAgttattctttgcctctaaaATGCTCTCTATCTGATCAAACGCTGGTTCATTGAAGTGTTTCTTGCGTTTTGCTGCTTTGGAAGCCTTCACACCGGGAGGCCTAACATCTTCCTCGCCACCCACCTCCTCCGCATGTTCCTTCCTCTTCTCCTTTGCACCATCTCGTGTCGAAGTGTGGGATCTCCATTTTTGATCAAACCGAAGCTCCCTCCAACAATGTTCAAGAGTGAACTTGGCATTGTAGTCATTAAAGAAGATGTCATGAGCCGCCTTCATGACATCATTCTCAGTTTGTCCACTGGCTTGCTTCTTCAAAGCAGCTTCGTGACATCCCACGAACTTGCAAACCTGTTCATTAACCCTaccccacctctgcttacattgACTCCACTCCCTAGGAACGGAGCCAATGAGCAGAGGGCTTGCATTCACACACTCCTCTATGCGCTTCCAAAATGAGCAAGCCTTTTGCTCATTACTCACGATTGGATCATTGCTGgtgttcaaccaagcactgATCAGCACCACATCTTCTTTGGTTGTCCACTTCCGCCTTTCCGCAGGTTTTGGAGCCTCAGAACAACCAATATCTATTGGTTGACTGCTCTGGGAGGCAAGGAGGTTAACGAACCCGTGAGAGTTAAGGGAAATTGGTTCCATTTAGTTTTAGATAGAAGTTTTAAAAGTTTGGTGTGTTTTGAAATGTGGATCAtgcctatgttttaatactagTTTTAGTGTTAGAAAGTACAACAAATTGATTACGTGTGTGTGTTTGTCTAACTACCAAGCATTGATTAAACTAGTTTAAGTATGGTGTGTGTGTTTGGTTTTTCGTGTGTCTGtttgttgtgtgtgttttaattaCTCTATACTTGTTTTAGTGTttggtgtgtgtgttttaatgaCTCTATAACAAGTACAACATAGGTATAACTACACAGATATCATTGAATGaacatcaaataaattttaaaaactcaactACACCGATTTGATACACAACCATTCACTACCATTGAATACACAACtacctataatttttaaaactcaaCTAAGTGTGGTTAAACTCTAGCTAGCTACCACTGTAGTTAACCAGTGTAGAGTAAGGGTTACCTTTTGTTTTCAGTCGAAGCAGAGCTTCTCCAAGACCTCAACCTGCATAGAGAGGTTATAAACCTGCCCAGTGAGGTTATCAACCTCTGCCTGTACATGAAAGAACAATCATACAATGTTAGTCAATgcataaaaaattaagaaatattttacaaaattgaaATCAAATTAGAATCTAGTTACCTCCAGTCTCTGAATGTGGTTATTGACCTCCGGCACCCAATTTATCaccacctccacctcctccaGACGCTTAGTGAGGCGTTCGATCTGCTCCTCGACACCAATGACCCAAGGCTGACGATAATGAAACCCATCAGCCTtggtaagaagaaaaaaaaatttgaatcaataatcaatctcgtttaaaaaataaaaaattcaaaatacaattaAGAACAACCGTACCTCGTAGTTTTTGCAGGTGAAGAACCGCTTCCCAGGAAGAGTGTCGTAGTCGTCCTTCCCACGAACCTCGTGAATGATACTGCCACCACAGGGACACCTCGTCGGAATCCCGTACTCTGAATCAGCCACAGAAGAGAGCATGTTGATGTACTCCTTTGTCCTCTTTGAATCTCTTATCTCTGCTGCGGGATCCATCTGCATCAGAAAAAACGATTCCTTTTAGAACCCTAACTATAAACTAAATCGATTACAAATCCCAAATAAACGTACCCGCATGACGATTTTAAACCAGAAATCTATACCCCCTTTTTGATTTCGAACCCTACGACAAAACCCCCAAAACCATAAATcaaaacccccaaatcgatttttaaCCTAAAACGCTTTCGACCCCAAACGATTGAATCGATCGGTGAAACTAGTGGATACTCACCTCAGATCGTCTACGAGAGAGTACGACGTCGATTAGAtcgaagaaagaagagaaaatgatCCCGCTATCGCGTCGCACGAAAAATCACGAAACCCTAGCTTTAGAAGAGAGAAGTGAAAATGAATGATCTATCGCgaatctctttttttcttcGTCTACACGCGGACTCGCGTGTCCACTCTGCTATCGACGTGTGGCTTGACTCCGTATCATACGGGTTCACCCGCAAGAGACGGATCATGATATTAAACccaataaacatttttttttaatcgaatGGACCTAAGATTCCGAGTCCGTGATCCGGTTATAAACCGTCGATGCGGAAGCTCTTAGGCTTTTGTAGTCAAGGATTATAAATgacattttattaaatgttataaaaatacaaaaaaaagtgAAGAATACACAATCTAGAGCCGCTGGATCTATATCTAGACAAAGAATCAACCGTTGATAGATTATGTCTCGATGTTTTCAAGAAAATCTTCAAAAAGCCACACACAGAGAGACACTCAAATAGAGCACCGGTCCGTCAGAGTCGCCTGCCAGAGTTGTTTCTctttaaattacaaatatatCCCTCTCTCGTTTGAACTTCACGAGTCTAAGAGGGTAAATTTCGGAATTCTGGTAATGAACCATCTGCGTCAGTTTCGTCTTTTTGCTCTGCTTCCTCGgcatatgtattttttttttaaaaaaatactgttCATGTCTTTTTGATCAATGATTTTTTACGCGCCTTTTTCATAGTTTTTAAAGGTACTCAAATAAAAGTATAAAGTACGTGAAAATGGGAAaacatttgaatttttttaaggaaaaaactTAAAGGAAACTTAATTGTATACtactaatattttcttaactccGGTTGAGGTGAGCCGGCTAGAGTATCTATTTAATACTAATATATCTATTCAAAAAATACTGTTAAAGTCTTTTTGGTCATCATATCTATTTCATACtaataattaattagtttagttATAATATAATCAGTTTAATTTATGGAAAACAAATTAATGATAGAATGCTATAGCCTATAGGTGAAATTAATTTGTCATTATTTctctattaaaatattatatacatcaTATATTATCACTAGTTTTTGTAAAGAACCATTAAGTTTACCAAGTTTAAAATCCCTACAAATGCTTATCAACTACTACTTTGCTGCTTTGAAATTTACAAGTAGATAGAATTAGAGCCTATATAAACCTCAGAGCTTATATTTTACAGAGCAACTAGATTTATAATACCCTTTTATGTTTGCGGTCGAGCCCACATAAGAACCTAGAAAGTGGCAGGGGTGATTTATTAATACTATAGAAGGCAacattctaaaataaattactcccttaataagtttcaaaaaaaaaaactttctcaaAACAAAGCATTTGAATGAAAGCTTGTGTCCAAAACTCAAAGAGTAAGACAAATGTggtgttgttcaaaaaaaaaaaaaagacaaatgtGGTGACaaccaaaaaaagagagagtagaGTCACGCGCTCCATATGCGAAGAGACTAGACAAAGATGTCACAGGAACACGGTACATATGTAGATAACTACATCTACAGACACAAGCCTCACAtagaagaaggagagagagaaagcttaGCAAGCATTGATGAAGAGCACTTTTTAGATATTGCACGCATCCACATAAACAGCAtcagagaaaaaagaaagaaaagtgaTTTAAGGGAAAAAAAGTAGAGGCGCCAATTACAAGCTTTGAGCTTTGCATGTGTTTCTTTCTATCTTCCGTACATTTAACCTCTGAACataacctctctctctccttcttcttttgttGTCTTCCGGTTCTtgagatctctctctcttcgtcTTGTTCTTTTTACTGTGCGTTGAGGCGATGCCCTtatcttttgaaagatttcaaggGGAGGGGGTGTTTGGTGTTGTTTCTTCTCTCTATTCAGATCCTCAGAAAATCTGGTTTAATCAAGACAAAACCGGAGCAGAACAAGATCTTGGTTATGTCGTCGGTGGTGTTTTACCGGAGCCGACGTCTGTTCTCGACGCTTTAAGGAGTCCTAGCCCTCTCGCTTCTCACTCttcaaccaccaccaccatgactctctcttcctctcacGGCGGTGGTACCGTCACCGCCACCGCAACCGCCGTTGACGATAAATGTAGTCAAATCGGTCTAGATGATCTCGACGGAGGTCAGGAACAGAGCATCTTAAGGCTTATCATGGACCCGGGTTCAGGTTTCGGTGTTTTCGACCCGGGtttcggattcggatccgggtcTGTCCCGGTGAATCCTTTGTTATCGAGTAGCTTCCCTTATCAAGAAGAGTTGACGTTCTCGAACCCACCGTCATCTCCGCCGGCGAAACGGTTCAATTCGGGATCTCATCAACCCGTTTTCCCATTTCCGGATCCGGGTCACGACCCGTTTCTCGTCCGCCGTCAACAGCAATTCCAGTTTCCGTTTCAGTTTCACCAGCAACAACTCCCGTCGTCTTCCTCGTCTTTGGCTCCTGTTCCGCCGCCGGGAACGGCCGGCGATGACCAAACAGTCATCATCGAGCAGCTGTTCAACGCGGCGGAGCTAATCGGGAACAATAACAACAACGGCGACCACACCGCTCTCGCGCAAGGGATATTGGCGCGGCTCAATCACCATCTCAgctacagcaacaacaacaacaacaagaacccTCCGTTTCAGAGAGCGGCTTCTCACATAACCGAAGCTCTCCTCTCACTCATCAACAACGCATCCCCACCGTTAATCTCACCAGAGAATATGATCCTTCGAATCGCTGCGTACAGAACATTCTCCGAAACGTCGCCGTTTCTTCAATTCGTCAACTTCACAGCGAACCAATCGATTCTTGAGTCATGCAACGACGAGCTAGGGTTTGATCGGATCCACATTATCGACTTCGACGTTGGATACGGAGGACAATGGTCGTCGTTGATGCAAGAGCTCGCTTCAAGGAGAAGAAACAGAGCATCGTCTCTGAAAATAACGGTCTTCGCTCCTCCACCGTCGACGGTGTCCGACGAGTTCGAGCTTAGATTCACGGAGGAGAATCTCAGAAGCTTCGCCGGAGAAGTCAAGATTCCGTTTGAGATCGAGCTGTTGAGCCTCGAGCTTCTTCTGAACCCAGCTTATTGGCCTGTCTCTCTCCGTTCGTTGGAGAAAGAAGCTGTTGCGGTGAATCTTCCCGTTAACTCCGTTGTGTCCGGTTACCTTCCGTTCATCCTCCGTTTCCTTAAACAGATCTCTCCAAACGTCGTCGTTTGTTCAGACAGAGGATGTGACCGTAACGACGCGCCGTTTCCTAACGCTGTGATCCACGCGCTTCAGTACCACACCACTCTGCTCGAGTCTCTCGATGCTAATCAAAGCCAAGAGGATGAGAGCGTTGAGAGGTTTTGGGTGCAGCCGTCGATTGAGAAGCTGTTGATGAAACGACACCGTTGGATTGAAAGATCACAGCCGTGGAGAAGCTTGTTTACACAATGTGGGTTTTCTCCGGCGAGTTTGAGTCAGACTGCGGAGGCTCAGGCGGAGTGTTTGTTGCAGAGGAGTCCGGTCAGAGGGTTTCATGTTGAGAAAAGACATGGTTCACTTGTTATGTGTTGGCAAAGGAAAGAACTCGTTACTGTCTCTGCTTGGAAGTGTTAGAAGAAAGCAAATGAAtctaatgtttttctttttatgatttAATTCTCTTTGAATGTTGTTATGTTGTTCAGTGATGTTCTTAGTTTCAACTTTGATGTTAACATTTTAAGAAAGTAAggatatatataatcaaaaatctCCTTTTGTTAGATTTTATTTTGCTCTTTTGAGGTTATACTTATATCTCTTatccaaaaatagaaaaatctcAAAAGATATATAGTTATTCCAGTGTTTTAAAAATGTTCAATGATGTTTTAGAGAATGGTTGGTGTTTGTTTTTTACATTTCTTAGTTGGTTTTAATCTtgttaaaaattgtttaactaATTATATTTCACAGCTTTATATAACTGATTGAAATTTTGTTTCTCATAATAGTTGTGTGCCaatcaaaacatcaaacaaatgaaatatttgtttttagaaTCCTCAAGAGTCTGTACTTTTGAATTTGAGTATAAACAGACTAACTTGGACTAGTTAATCTTGGTCtggttctaattttttacttgaAATATACTTGTGAAAAACTCTGTTTAAGAGCCTAATCTAGTGTTTAGGTTATACATACATCATTTACATGT
This Brassica napus cultivar Da-Ae chromosome C6, Da-Ae, whole genome shotgun sequence DNA region includes the following protein-coding sequences:
- the LOC106432096 gene encoding glutathione S-transferase T3-like, with product MEPISLNSHGFVNLLASQSSQPIDIGCSEAPKPAERRKWTTKEDVVLISAWLNTSNDPIVSNEQKACSFWKRIEECVNASPLLIGSVPREWSQCKQRWGRVNEQVCKFVGCHEAALKKQASGQTENDVMKAAHDIFFNDYNAKFTLEHCWRELRFDQKWRSHTSTRDGAKEKRKEHAEEVGGEEDVRPPGVKASKAAKRKKHFNEPAFDQIESILEAKNNLSKHKLLDRLLGKNAETLSDQERALKNKLISEML
- the LOC106432091 gene encoding scarecrow-like protein 27, whose protein sequence is MPLSFERFQGEGVFGVVSSLYSDPQKIWFNQDKTGAEQDLGYVVGGVLPEPTSVLDALRSPSPLASHSSTTTTMTLSSSHGGGTVTATATAVDDKCSQIGLDDLDGGQEQSILRLIMDPGSGFGVFDPGFGFGSGSVPVNPLLSSSFPYQEELTFSNPPSSPPAKRFNSGSHQPVFPFPDPGHDPFLVRRQQQFQFPFQFHQQQLPSSSSSLAPVPPPGTAGDDQTVIIEQLFNAAELIGNNNNNGDHTALAQGILARLNHHLSYSNNNNNKNPPFQRAASHITEALLSLINNASPPLISPENMILRIAAYRTFSETSPFLQFVNFTANQSILESCNDELGFDRIHIIDFDVGYGGQWSSLMQELASRRRNRASSLKITVFAPPPSTVSDEFELRFTEENLRSFAGEVKIPFEIELLSLELLLNPAYWPVSLRSLEKEAVAVNLPVNSVVSGYLPFILRFLKQISPNVVVCSDRGCDRNDAPFPNAVIHALQYHTTLLESLDANQSQEDESVERFWVQPSIEKLLMKRHRWIERSQPWRSLFTQCGFSPASLSQTAEAQAECLLQRSPVRGFHVEKRHGSLVMCWQRKELVTVSAWKC